One part of the Anopheles coustani chromosome 2, idAnoCousDA_361_x.2, whole genome shotgun sequence genome encodes these proteins:
- the LOC131262349 gene encoding uncharacterized protein LOC131262349, translating into MNMNERIINTQLFAQTIDETATTTTSIGSSVGLSVGFAPFVAATMAGLAGSTGGAPPPSTTVMLPIGSPPGRDLISSGPGALSASPSSGLTKQPGLSSPHHLHPLHSNNSFVLPGHSGTPVAQPSPPPTTSKAHTTAKSRSLSTGSYITKDSSANSSVERLTKSTSHTEVHVSHPTTSTTTTTNEPNAGGIMPQNKSLEEGRSMIPSAKASPPVRKPILRKSKKIVRTDSEFLKGNIYEKESSVSSSQYTPTRDRRREQFAEYRSSNPSSETHKSTDESSKNISTDEIDTVFSDTMDLEQMEQDYRMHLRNNLQREYKSDSDTLDEVGKKRAPDYNAWKNQSYENTFDMVFPAGSTEDAPANGKPQTGEHGTEQRVKGSTSSAPPMSSSASKADRPTDLELGSASDGAGGGKSSASSTTGDGPFGHLFEKNIGRFKRMNKLLKCKRFSTSALYEKKPGPPGPPEGSKPTFTSPTKSIPNATRSPVKSIHSQSKASISSSKSSLFGSKKSSGSGFTFKGKKFLFTGKSSPNKSKSNNEISYYRTKSTKSSKKGSLKNNSTACLNLETTCTSPLSEAFYNPTGSVRLSAMELYEKFCSQDFSGLYKHETVRTDTDSHGSGTDSSHNDSQRHLGAIRKYRRRNFKLLRQKSEPKFSFRTDTLYEDSYDGVCYHDEKDEEVEYVNEEYNQFLYEDEQYYEEDIEHYSIENIYYQRNGLMALPDGTFVQRYPYRMEDEEDEEEEEEEGEEGEEEEDEELGEEEEEEGDYQGEEEEEAEEEEIEENEFDEEDEDELEEQEAEAERRRLQRLQLPPPMELVSSMDSDCDEIYLMPQNESESKKMIIQDFLFHHSNNEFDNSVSGDDYDIAEVDEEIEQQQEERKEELLDRIGESGEDYEQEFHLERYALPDKETLTIYKICSKESILESMKGSTPERDALPHSASMEQYFLKSDCVTTLERTASLDLLSNSSGTLNKSTLTDYAFDTVRNMNLDSCSTSRLSLSLKSEIFEETANGSSGGGAPVVADSATAGPPLVAEANSDGPRIKSWNIEDFTLTPEESFSDEQLPLDEPSASGNGDIVRIAELLQERCEETLLSNDELGQDQQGGTNAQYTIVDLDEEPYLLDPAISEFTSEITKEFDLLFSRAETESLQAAASSAGSAADQPQSISPHAAPTEDPTQLGNVLKLLSDLPTRYSMQMLEHINLDADDICIPTKEDAGEGNGQVHPPSSVPAPPPTTGVSSQDRQPSSNPSTAHQNPPESAKPRTLEPSGSGRFVKVKLKGTRSTGAAKTASTTPTALTAPSVITDVAEPGAKGPASSSDLLKKARSQSLGNLRNKTKCFPL; encoded by the exons ATGAACATGAACGAGCGCATCATCAACACGCAGCTGTTTGCACAGACGATCGACGAAACggccactaccaccacctcgATCGGGAGCAGTGTAGGCCTCAGTGTGGGCTTTGCCCCGTTCGTTGCCGCTACCATGGCTGGGTTGGCGGGATCCACTGGCGGCGCACCGCCTCCGAGCACGACGGTAATGCTTCCAATCGGTTCACCACCCGGTCGTGATCTCATTAGTAGCGGTCCTGGTGCCCTCTCGGCATCGCCATCGTCGGGCCTTACGAAACAACCGGGTCTATCATCGCCCCATCATCTACACCCGCTTCACAGCAACAATAGCTTCGTCCTTCCGGGCCACTCTGGGACGCCCGTCGCACAGCCATCACCTCCACCGACCACCAGCAAAGCGCACACCACCGCCAAAAGCCGCAGCCTCAGCACGGGTTCATATATTACCAAGGACTCCAGTGCAAACTCGAGCGTCGAACGACTTACCAAGTCCACCAGCCATACGGAGGTGCACGTGAGCCATCCTACGacgtccaccaccaccaccaccaacgagCCAAACGCCGGTGGCATCATGCCCCAGAACAAATCTCTCGAAGAGGGTCGTTCGATGATTCCCTCCGCGAAAGCGTCACCACCGGTGCGCAAACCGATACTGCGCAAATCGAAGAAAATTGTACGCACAGACTCGGAGTTCCTGAAGGGCAACATCTACGAGAAAGAATCGAGCGTCTCGAGCTCCCAGTACACGCCGACACGCGATCGCCGGCGGGAACAGTTTGCCGAGTACCGCAGCAGCAATCCGTCGTCCGAGACGCACAAGTCCACCGACGAAAGCTCGAAGAATATCTCCACCGACGAGATCGATACCGTGTTCTCGGACACGATGGACTTGGAGCAGATGGAACAGGACTATCGGATGCACCTGCGAAACAATCTGCAGCGGGAATACAAGAGCGACAGTGACACGCTCGACGAGGTGGGGAAAAAGCGTGCACCGGACTATAATGCATGGAAAAATCAGAGCTACGAGAACACGTTCGATATGGTGTTCCCGGCAGGATCTACGGAAGATGCACCGGCCAATGGCAAACCCCAAACCGGAGAACATGGCACAGAACAACGGGTGAAGGGTAGCACCAGCAGTGCACCTCCGATGAGTTCTTCTGCATCGAAAGCCGATCGTCCAACGGACCTCGAGTTGGGATCCGCATCCGATGGGGCCGGAGGAGGAAAATCGTCCGCGTCATCCACTACCGGTGATGGACCGTTCGGGCATTTGTTCGAGAAGAATATTGGTCGGTTTAAGCGCATGAACAAACTGCTCAAATGCAAGCGCTTCAGTACGTCAGCGCTGTACGAGAAGAAACCTGGTCCACCCGGTCCCCCCGAGGGGAGCAAACCGACCTTTACCTCTCCGACCAAGAGCATCCCGAACGCGACCCGTTCGCCGGTCAAATCAATCCACTCTCAGTCGAAGGCATCGATCAGCTCGTCAAAGTCGTCACTGTTCGGTAGTAAAAAGTCCTCGGGGTCTGGTTTTACCTTCAAGGGCAAGAAGTTCCTGTTCACCGGCAAAAGTTCCCCCAACAAGTCAAAATCGAACAACGAGATCAGCTACTATCGGACTAAGTCGACCAAGAGCTCGAAGAAGGGCTCGctgaaaaacaatagtaccgCCTGTCTGAACCTCGAAACGACCTGCACCTCACCGCTCTCAGAAGCATTCTACAATCCGACCGGTAGCGTGCGACTCAGTGCGATGGAGCTGTATGAAAAGTTCTGCTCGCAGGACTTTAGCGGCCTGTACAAGCACGAAACGGTACGCACGGACACGGACAGCCACGGGAGCGGTACCGACTCGAGCCATAACGACTCCCAGCGTCATCTGGGTGCGATCCGGAAGTACCGGAGGCGTAACTTTAAGCTACTGCGGCAGAAGAGCGAACCCAAGTTTTCATTCCGTACGGACACCCTGTACGAGGATAGCTACGATGGGGTGTGCTACCACGACGAGAAGGACGAGGAAGTCGAGTACGTTAACGAAGAGTACAATCAATTCCTGTACGAGGACGAGCAGTACTACGAGGAGGACATCGAGCACTACAGCATCGAAAATATCTACTATCAGAGAAACGGGCTGATGGCGCTGCCGGATGGTACGTTCGTACAGCGGTATCCGTACCGGATGGAGGACGAAGAGgacgaggaagaggaggaagaggagggcgAAGAGggagaggaagaggaagacgAGGAGCTGGGcgaggaagaagaggaagagggAGACTACCAgggcgaggaggaggaggaagcggAAGAGGAGGAAATCGAAGAGAACGAGTTCGACGAAGAGGACGAAGATGAGCTGGAGGAGCAGGAGGCTGAGGCCGAGAGGAGAAGATTGCAACGGCTTCAGTTGCCACCGCCGATGGAGTTGGTGTCATCGATGGACTCGGACTGTGATGAGATCTACCTGATGCCACAGAACGAGTCCGAAAGCAAGAAGATGATCATTCAGGACTTCCTGTTCCACCACAGCAACAACGAGTTCGATAACAGTGTCAGTGGGGATGACTACGACATCGCCGAAGTTGATGAGGAGATTGAGCAACAGCAAGAGGAACGGAAAGAGGAGCTGCTGGATCGGATCGGGGAATCCGGGGAAGACTATGAACAAGAGTTCCACCTGGAGCGGTATGCTCTGCCGGACAAGGAGACGCTAACGATCTATAAGATCTGCTCGAAGGAAAGCATCCTGGAGTCTATGAAAGGGTCGACCCCTGAGCGGGACGCTCTGCCGCACAGTGCCTCAATGGAGCAGTACTTCCTGAAGTCGGACTGCGTGACGACCCTGGAACGGACGGCTTCGTTGGATCTGCTAAGCAACTCTAGTGGGACGCTGAACAAGTCCACGCTGACGGACTATGCCTTCGACACGGTGCGCAACATGAACCTGGACAGTTGTAGTACATCCCGCTTAAGTCTGTCGCTGAAGAGTGAAATCTTCGAGGAAACGGCCAACGGTAGCTCGGGAGGTGGTGCTCCGGTGGTGGCTGATTCCGCCACTGCAGGACCTCCGTTGGTAGCCGAAGCGAATTCCGATGGTCCTCGGATTAAAAGTTGGAACATCGAAGACTTCACACTAACGCCGGAGGAATCCTTCTCCGACGAGCAACTTCCACTGGACGAACCATCCGCTTCCGGCAACGGTGATATTGTGCGCATTGCTGAGCTGCTTCAGGAACGATGCGAAGAAACCCTG TTGAGCAACGATGAGCTGGGGCAAGATCAGCAAGGAGGTACCAACGCACAGTACACGATTGTCGATCTGGATGAGGAACCGTACCTGCTCGATCCGGCAATATCCGAGTTTACTTCGGAAATAACCAAAGAGTTTGACTTACTGTTTTCGCGTGCGGAAACGGAGTCGCTCCAAGCAGCTGCCTCGTCGGCGGGTTCGGCGGCAGATCAACCGCAGTCCATATCGCCACACGCTGCTCCAACGGAGGATCCAACGCAACTCGGCAACGTCCTGAAGCTATTGAGCGATCTTCCGACACGCTACTCGATGCAAATGTTAGAGCACATCAATCTCGACGCCGATGATATCTGCATACCGACGAAAGAGGACGCAGGTGAGGGCAATGGGCAAGTTCATCCCCCTTCGTCGGTTCCAGccccaccaccaacaacaggAGTCTCTTCGCAAGATCGACAACCTTCCTCGAATCCATCCACAGCCCACCAGAATCCGCCAGAAAGTGCCAAACCGCGGACACTAGAACCGAGCGGAAGCGGACGCTTCGTGAAGGTGAAACTGAAGGGAACGCGCTCGACTGGTGCCGCCAAAACCGCCTCCACCACCCCGACCGCGCTGACCGCTCCCTCGGTTATAACGGACGTAGCCGAACCCGGCGCGAAAGGTCCGGCCAGCAGCAGTGATTTGCTGAAGAAGGCACGCAGCCAGTCGTTAGGTAACTTGCGTAACAAAACCAAATGTTTTCCATTATAG